In the Danaus plexippus chromosome 4, MEX_DaPlex, whole genome shotgun sequence genome, one interval contains:
- the LOC116768522 gene encoding fibroblast growth factor receptor-like 1, whose protein sequence is MVSTAICKSTLWISLLHGCLFLIAGTGTEAPTHNPTLEMSSQKFRSELLQEWHASPDAPYFDASTPRNITGLVGHPVRLLCRVKNLQNRTVSWVRHRDIHLLTVGRYTYTSDQRFEAQHKPRSEEWALRIRSPQRRDSGQYECQISTTPPIGHAVFLNIVEPETKISSGSELFIQAGSTINLTCTVKHTPEPPTSITWTHRDQIINFDSARGGISLVTEKGLKSTSRLLIQRARGSDAGLYTCGPNNAPLAAIRVHVLSGEHPAAMQQGCSKSNLDISVSLCLLFTYICFLDFFHYGT, encoded by the exons ATGGTCAGCACAGCGATCTGCAAGTCTACACTATGGATATCTCTTTTACATGGCTGCCTTTTCCTCATTG CTGGTACCGGTACAGAAGCTCCTACGCATAATCCAACATTGGAAATGTCCTCCCAAAAATTCAGATCAGAATTGCTTCAAGAATGGCATGCTTCACCAGATGCCCCATATTTTGATGCCAGTACTCCAAGAAATATTACTGGGTTAGTTGGTCATCCAGTAAGATTGCTCTGCAGGGTTAAAAATCTTCAAAACAGGAct GTATCTTGGGTACGTCATAGGGACATCCATCTGTTGACTGTCGGACGGTACACCTATACATCGGATCAAAGATTCGAAGCACAACATAAACCGAGGTCTGAAGAATGGGCTTTGAGAATAAGGAGTCCTCAGCGGCGAGATTCTGGTCAATATGAGTGTCAGATATCTACAACACCTCCAATAGGTCATGctgttttcttaaatattgtcG aaCCTGAAACGAAGATATCGAGTGGTtcagaattatttatacaagccGGTTCTACCATCAATCTTACTTGTACGGTCAAACATACCCCCGAACCACCTACATCTATCACATGGACACATAGAGATCAG ATTATCAATTTTGATTCAGCTAGAGGAGGCATTTCTCTTGTAACAGAGAAAGGCCTCAAAAGTACAAGTCGTCTTTTAATACAGCGAGCCAGGGGATCAGATGCAGGGCTGTATACCTGTGGTCCTAATAACGCGCCCTTGGCTGCCATTAGAGTACACGTGCTGTCTG GTGAACATCCAGCAGCAATGCAGCAGGGCTGTTCCAAATCAAATTTAGACATTTCCGTTtctttgtgtttattatttacatatatttgctTTTTGGACTTTTTCCATTACGGTACAtga